In Sandaracinaceae bacterium, the genomic window GCTTGCCGAGATGTTCGGGATCGCGCTGGTAGCGTTCGCCACGCTGATGCGCTTCGAGGCAACCTTGGCCGCAGCGTGTATCGCCGGGACCACGGCGCTACTGAACGAAGCCGTGGTGAGATGGACGCGAGCCGTGCTGCGGCCACGGGCGGATGAGAAGGTCCGAGATATGTTTGGAATTGCCTAACGCGCACGCGTGCATGGTGATGTACGCACCGCACGCTCGCCAATAGCGCGACGGGCCCGGCGCGCCGTCTGGCTGCCGAGCCCGTCGTCTAACGCGCGCCGCGAATCAGGTGCGCTGGCTCCAGTGGTCGACGTGCTCGATGCCGCCGTCCTCGTACACCCAGCGGATGCGACCGAACACGAACGTCACCTCTTCGGTGGGAGGCGCGGTGGCCGACGCCGGGTCGATGACGTTGGGCGACTCGCGCACGATGCCTGCGATGCGGCCCTCGGAGATCTCCACCGTGAAGAACTGCTGGGTGGTTCCGTCGCCGGCGGGAGAGGGTCGGTAGAACCGGAAGACGCCCTCGATGACCTCGTTGTTGCAGAGCGCCTTGGCCAGCAGCGGGCTGCTCTTGTCGATGCGCTTCAGGATCTTGAGCGGCTCGTACGTGCGGTCACCCGTGGCCATGCCGCTGGACTTCTCGCGCGCTGTGCGCACGGCGTCGGAGAAGTAGATGCACTCGATGGTGTTCTCACGCCCGAGGCTGAGAATGGTGCTGTCGCCGTCGATCTTCTGTCCCGCCGCGTTGAGTTCCAGGTGAACGCTCTGTGCCATGTATGCCGCTTCCTTGTGTGGTGTCTGAGGTGGATGGGTCGTCCCCATCGCGGTTCGAACACTGAGCACGTGGTGTGCCAACCCGAACTCGCGGGGATTTCGTGCCGCGAGCGCCGCCCTTCGACGTGATACGTCGACGATGAGTGACGTACCACGTCAATTGCGACGCGAGACGTCAGGTCGGCGGGGCGGCGCGGTTCCGCTCTGCCTCGATGCGGTGGACGAGGTCACGCACCACGGTGCGTGACACCTGCAGCCTGTAGAAGCCGAACGCGAGCACGAGGATGCTGGTACCCGAGAGCGTGTGTGCGACGCCGAGGAGCAGCGGCGACTCGAGCAGCTGCGCGCCCGACACGCCCGCCACGAAGAACGCGAACGACGAGCGCACGTACGCCAGGAAGGTGCGCTCGGCCGCGAGCTGGGTGCGCTCGGCCGCGAGGGCGTCGGTCACGGGGATGTTCTTGTAGCGCTGCACCATGGGCCGCCCGAGCATAGCGCAGCCTGCGCGCGCGTCAGAGGCCCGCGAGCTCGGGGTGCGCGTCCAGGTACTCGACCGCCTCGCTGAACGTCGCGCAGCGCACGTCGGGTAGCTCGCACACGCGCCGCATGAAGCGCAGGATGCCCGTGCGGAAGTTGCCATGCCCGCTCACCAGGAACGGCGCGCGCTCACCGTGGTAGCGCACGTTGAACTCGGCCATGGCCGCGTCGGCGTAGACCCCGTGCATGTAGTCCTCGGCGGCGCGCCCTTGCAGCCCTCGCGCCCGCGCCAGCGACCCGAACACGGTGCGCAGGTTGTCGTCGAAGAACAGCGCGCGCCCGCCGCCGGGCACCGGCACGGTGGGGATGTTGAACAGCCAGATCCCGCTCGGGTGCCGCGTGGGCCAGGCGCGTCCGCCTGGACGCGAGGCGTCGTAGCGCGTCCCGCGTCGCGCGAGCGCCGCGTACATGCCGTCGTTGTACTCGAGGAAGGGGGCCCGGAAGCCGACCGGACGCGGAAAGCCGAGCAGGTCGGAGATGCGCTCGTGGTCGGCCAGCTCGGTCTCCCAGTCGGCCTCGCTCCAGCGCAGCCCGTGGGCGTGGCGCACGGCATGTGAGCCGATCTCCACGCCGAGGCGCGCCGTCTCGCGCACGTTCGCGGCGCGCGCCCGAATGTAGGCCAGGTTGCGCGCGTAGCGGATGACGGGCTGGTTGCGTGGCAGCAGCCCCTCGAAGGGCCGCTCGTCGGGGCGCAGGTTGCGCTGCCCGGGCGCGAACTGAAAGTTGCCGGTGGAGATGAACAGCGTAAACGCGTTGGGGCGCCCGCCGGCGGGCCGCGCTCGGTTGAGCGCCTCGTAAATGTAGTGAAACCCGGTCCGGTCGAGGGGGCGCTGCTCGGGCGGGGTGGCATCGAAACCGAGTAGGACGAACTGGGTGCGCCCGACCCGCGCGCTCGTGTCGGCCGCGTCCGCCAGGAGCGCGCCAGCCGCCTCACCGTGGGCCCTCTCGCTCACGCCGAGCGCGCCCAGCAGAAGCAGCGCAGCCAGCAACGACGAGAGACGAGGCATCGACCGCGAGCGTACACGACCCGCTCGCGTTGACCCCAATGAGTGGATTGACGCATGCTGCGCCCAGCCCGCCGCTCGGCGCGCCACACCCTTCCCCAGCACGTTCGCTGGGCACCCCTTCAGGAGTACATCACATGGGAAATCCGGTCGCAGTCTTCGAGACCAGCGAGGGCACCTTCAAGGCGGAGATCTTCCTCGCCGAGATGCCCATCACGGCACAGAACTTCATCAGCCTGGCCGAGAGCGGCTTCTACAACGGTCTGCACTTCCACCGCGTGATCCCCGGCTTCATGCTGCAGTTCGGCTGCCCGCACTCGAAGGACCCCAACAGCCCGCGCGCCGGCACCGGCGGTCCCCCGCACGGCACCATCCAGGACGAGTTCCTCGAAAGCGCGAAGTTCTCGAACGAGCCCGGCACGCTCTCCATGGCGAACACGGGCCGCCCCAACAGCGGCGGGTCGCAGTTCTTCGTCAACACCGTGCACAACGACTTCCTCGACTGGTTCAACCGCCGCACGGACTCCAAGCACCCGGTGTTCGGCAAGGTCACCGAGGGCATGGACATCGTGAAGTCCATCGAGGGCTTCGGCTCGCGCTCGGGCGCCACGCAGAAGCCGCTGCAGATGATCTCGGTCACCATCACGCGCTGAGCGCGGCACGGCGCGCCACGCGGCGGAGCCACAACGAGACGCGGGTCCCTCGGGCACCCGCGTTTCCTTTTCCGTCGCGCCACTACCCGCTCGAGTACGCGTAGTCGTCGAGGTCGAAGTGGCCGCTCTGCCACCACGCGCGGAGCCCGCTGTGCGGGCGCACGAACGGCGCGTCCCCGTGGCGGTCGAAGTAGTAGCTGTTGGAGCCCGCGCAGCCCGGCTGCGTGAAGATGGTGTGCCGCATGCGGTCACGCATCTCGTCCGTGTACGCGTCCTGGGCCGCGCGGCGCACGACCACACGCGTGGCCCCACGCCGCTGCGTCTCCCCGATGGCGCGCACGATGTGCCGCACGTTGGCCTCGATGATGCTGAACCACGACGCGCCCGTGACCGAGTAGGGCCCGTTCATCAGCCAGAAGTTGGGCGCCAGCGGCACCGACAGCCCCTCGTAGTTCTGGTAGCGGTGCTCGTCCCAGAACGCGCCCAGCTCGACCCCACCGAGTCCCACCACCGGAAACGCCGGCATGGCGCCCAGCTGCAGCACGTTGAAGCCCGTGGCGAGGATCAGCGTGTCGATGGGCCGCTCGCGGCCATCCTCGGTCACGATGCTGCGCGGCTCGATGCGCGCGATGGGGGCCGTCACGAGCTCCGTGTCGGGGCGCGTGAAGGTGCGCAGGTAGCGGTTGGAGAACGAAGGCCGCTTGCACCCGAACGAGTAGCGCGGGGTGAGCTTCGCGCGTAGCGCTGGGTCCGGCACCTGAGCCCGCAGGTGCGCCAAGCAGACCTGCTCGATGGCGCGCACGAGGAACGGCAGGCGCGTGTGCTGGATGACCCCCAGCACCATGATCAGCTCCGTGATGGCCGTGGTGACCAGGCGCATGCCCTGCTGCGTGGGGGGCACGGCCTCGAACAACGCCTGCACCTCGCGCGCGATGGCGAAGTCCACCTTGGGCAGCACCCAGATGGCGGTGCGCTGGTAGACGTCGAGGTGCCGCACGCGGTCCACGATCTCGGGGATGAGCTGCAGGGCCGACGCGCCGGTGCCGATGACCGCGACGCGCTCCCCTGCGAGGTCATGTGCGTGGTCCCACCGGGCTGTGTGGATGACCTTGCCCGCGAACTGCTCGAGGCCCGGGATGTCGGGCCGGCGCGGCTGGTCCAGCGGCCCGACCGCGCCCACCAGGAAGCGCGCGCTGAGCACGCCTTGGTCCGTGTACACGCGCCACAGGTCGCGGGCTTCGTCGAACACGGCCCGCTCCACGAAGGTCCGCAGGCGAAGGTGGGGGCGCAGGGCGTACGCATCCGCGGCGCGCTCGGCGTAGGCCAGGAGCTCGTGCCCGGGCGCGAAGGCCCGCGACCAGCGCGGGTTGGGCGCGAACGAGTAGCTGTAGGTGGCCGACGGAATGTCCACGGCCACGCCTGGATAGGTGTTGTGGCGCCAGACCCCGCCCACCCCGTCCGCTGCGTCGAGGATCGCAAAGTCCGTGATGCCGGCGTCGCGCAAGGCGATGCCCGCGCCGAGCCCAGAGAAGCCCGCGCCGACGATCAGCACCTCGTGGTCCACCGCGCCACGTGTATTCGCCATCGGTCCAGTATGCCTGCTCTTGTGAGCCGTCACACCCCGTGGTACATTAGTCTTAAACCTGTTCCATTGTTTCCAACGAGAGCGACGCACCAGCCGATGAGCGCCAGCCCCACGCCCATGAGCGACACGCACGAGCCGCCCCCGGAGCAGCCCTCCGAACCAGAGCCCGTTCTGTCCCCCAAGCCTCTCCTGCCCGGGTCGCACATGTGGCGCGACTTCGGCTCGTGGCTGTACCACCTGACACTGCCCGAGGCGTTCCTGCTGCAGTCCGCGCACCCGGTCATCGCCGCCGCGGTCACCAAGGACAAGAAGTACCTGCACGACCCCTACGGGCGCGCCCGCGACTCGCGGCGGCTCCTGTGGCCGGTGGTCTATTCGCGCCCGGCGGACGCCATCGCGATGGGACGCAAGCTGCGCGACCTGCACCGCACCATCCGCGGCGTGGACAAGGCGGGCAAGCGCTACTACGCGCTGGACCCGGAGGCCTATGGCTGGGTGCACATGACGGGCTTCGACTCGGCCGTGCGGATGCACGAGCTGTTCGGGACCCCGCTCACGCCCGTGCAGCGCGCCGAGCTCTTCGACGAGTGGCGCCAGATAGCGTCCATGCTGGGCATCGCCGAGCGCTTCCTGCCCACCACCGAGGCGGAGTTCTGGTCCGAGTTCAACCGCATGATCGACGAGCGCCTCGAGTGGACCGAGGTGCTGGACGACACGTTCTACCCCACCTACTACACGACCTACCCGGTGCCCCACGCGCTCGAAGGCAAGCTCCCACGCCCCGTGTGGCGCGCCATGATGCTGCCCGTGAGCCTCTTCGCGTACTGGCTCACGGTGATGACCCTGCCGGAGCGCGCCCAGGCCAAGCTCGGGCTGCGCGTGACGCCGGCGGACAAGGCGCTCTTCTCGGTGTTCCGGGCCGCGGTGCGCGAAGCGTGGCCCCACGTGCCCGAGCACCGGCGCTACCTGCGCGTGGCGTGGCGCGCGATCGAGGACGCGCGCAAGCACCCCGAGGCGTACGTGTTGCCCGACGAGCCGACTTAGGGACGCACACCGATTCTCGGACGACTCCCGCCCCTCGAGACAGCCCCCTCCCCCCGGACCGCCCCTCTGCCGCGTGGCGACCGTGCGGCCGATTGACGCGCCTACGAGAACACGCCCTGCGGCCTCGGTGGGCCACCCGTCACCCCCGGGCGCGCCCGGATGCGTGTGCTGAGCAGGTCGCACCACAGCTCGAGGTGCTGCTCCAGGAGCGCGTCGTCGCGCAGCAGATGACGGTCGAGCGCCATGCCGCGCAGCACCCACTGCAGCAGCGTGATGAACGAGGACACGCTCACGGAGGGGTCGATGGGCTCGAAGTAGTGCTCGGCCGCGCCCTTCACCAGCGTGTACCCCGACGCCCACAGGCGGCGCATCACCACGGCCAGCTCCTCGTCGTGCAGGCTCGCGACCAGCAGCTCGAGCATCACCGCGTGCTCGGGCGCCTGGAACACGGTGCGCCAGCCGCTGCGGGCCATGGCGCGCAGCCGGTCTTCGGACTCGTCCAGGTTCGCGAAGGACTTACCCAACTGGATATAGAAGCGCTTCACCTGCTGGCGCGCCGCAGCCTCGATCAGCGCGGCCTTGGACGGGAAGTGGTAGACGTGCGAGCCGCGTGACACCGCCCCACGCTCGACGATCTTGCTCACCGTCGTGCCCGCATAACCCTCGGTAGCCAGGCAGCTGAGCGTGGCGTCGATCAGGCGCTGGCGGGTGGCCTCGCTGCGGTCTTCCTGACGGCGACGGGGCGGACGGCGCTCGCTCTTCGGGCGGTCGGGCTTGGGGGCGGTGGGGGCGTCGCTCATGGGTCTCGCGGGGGAGCTGCGGGTCCCGACAGCTGGGCTGCGGAGGCACGCGGCGGAGGGGAATGGCCTGAATTCAAGCCCGAAGCAAGGGTAACGACCCTGGGCGATTTTACAAGTTGTACGTACGTATTGGAACTGTTAGCGTGCCCGGCATGAGCAGCCTGCACGTCCCAAAGCCCGTCGCGCCGATGATGCCGCGCACCCTCTTCGACGCCGACCACGAGACCTTCCGCGGCACCGCCCGGCGCTTCTTCGAGACCGAGGTGGCCCCCTTCCAGGCCAAGTGGGAGGCGCAGCAGCACATCGACCGCGCGCTGTGGAACCGCGCGGGTGAGCTCGGCCTCCTGTGCTGCACCTTGCCCGCCGAGTACGGCGG contains:
- the hcp gene encoding type VI secretion system tube protein Hcp; the encoded protein is MAQSVHLELNAAGQKIDGDSTILSLGRENTIECIYFSDAVRTAREKSSGMATGDRTYEPLKILKRIDKSSPLLAKALCNNEVIEGVFRFYRPSPAGDGTTQQFFTVEISEGRIAGIVRESPNVIDPASATAPPTEEVTFVFGRIRWVYEDGGIEHVDHWSQRT
- a CDS encoding DUF202 domain-containing protein encodes the protein MVQRYKNIPVTDALAAERTQLAAERTFLAYVRSSFAFFVAGVSGAQLLESPLLLGVAHTLSGTSILVLAFGFYRLQVSRTVVRDLVHRIEAERNRAAPPT
- a CDS encoding polysaccharide deacetylase family protein; this encodes MPRLSSLLAALLLLGALGVSERAHGEAAGALLADAADTSARVGRTQFVLLGFDATPPEQRPLDRTGFHYIYEALNRARPAGGRPNAFTLFISTGNFQFAPGQRNLRPDERPFEGLLPRNQPVIRYARNLAYIRARAANVRETARLGVEIGSHAVRHAHGLRWSEADWETELADHERISDLLGFPRPVGFRAPFLEYNDGMYAALARRGTRYDASRPGGRAWPTRHPSGIWLFNIPTVPVPGGGRALFFDDNLRTVFGSLARARGLQGRAAEDYMHGVYADAAMAEFNVRYHGERAPFLVSGHGNFRTGILRFMRRVCELPDVRCATFSEAVEYLDAHPELAGL
- a CDS encoding peptidylprolyl isomerase, with the protein product MGNPVAVFETSEGTFKAEIFLAEMPITAQNFISLAESGFYNGLHFHRVIPGFMLQFGCPHSKDPNSPRAGTGGPPHGTIQDEFLESAKFSNEPGTLSMANTGRPNSGGSQFFVNTVHNDFLDWFNRRTDSKHPVFGKVTEGMDIVKSIEGFGSRSGATQKPLQMISVTITR
- a CDS encoding NAD(P)/FAD-dependent oxidoreductase; translated protein: MANTRGAVDHEVLIVGAGFSGLGAGIALRDAGITDFAILDAADGVGGVWRHNTYPGVAVDIPSATYSYSFAPNPRWSRAFAPGHELLAYAERAADAYALRPHLRLRTFVERAVFDEARDLWRVYTDQGVLSARFLVGAVGPLDQPRRPDIPGLEQFAGKVIHTARWDHAHDLAGERVAVIGTGASALQLIPEIVDRVRHLDVYQRTAIWVLPKVDFAIAREVQALFEAVPPTQQGMRLVTTAITELIMVLGVIQHTRLPFLVRAIEQVCLAHLRAQVPDPALRAKLTPRYSFGCKRPSFSNRYLRTFTRPDTELVTAPIARIEPRSIVTEDGRERPIDTLILATGFNVLQLGAMPAFPVVGLGGVELGAFWDEHRYQNYEGLSVPLAPNFWLMNGPYSVTGASWFSIIEANVRHIVRAIGETQRRGATRVVVRRAAQDAYTDEMRDRMRHTIFTQPGCAGSNSYYFDRHGDAPFVRPHSGLRAWWQSGHFDLDDYAYSSG
- a CDS encoding DUF2236 domain-containing protein; protein product: MSASPTPMSDTHEPPPEQPSEPEPVLSPKPLLPGSHMWRDFGSWLYHLTLPEAFLLQSAHPVIAAAVTKDKKYLHDPYGRARDSRRLLWPVVYSRPADAIAMGRKLRDLHRTIRGVDKAGKRYYALDPEAYGWVHMTGFDSAVRMHELFGTPLTPVQRAELFDEWRQIASMLGIAERFLPTTEAEFWSEFNRMIDERLEWTEVLDDTFYPTYYTTYPVPHALEGKLPRPVWRAMMLPVSLFAYWLTVMTLPERAQAKLGLRVTPADKALFSVFRAAVREAWPHVPEHRRYLRVAWRAIEDARKHPEAYVLPDEPT
- a CDS encoding TetR/AcrR family transcriptional regulator translates to MSDAPTAPKPDRPKSERRPPRRRQEDRSEATRQRLIDATLSCLATEGYAGTTVSKIVERGAVSRGSHVYHFPSKAALIEAAARQQVKRFYIQLGKSFANLDESEDRLRAMARSGWRTVFQAPEHAVMLELLVASLHDEELAVVMRRLWASGYTLVKGAAEHYFEPIDPSVSVSSFITLLQWVLRGMALDRHLLRDDALLEQHLELWCDLLSTRIRARPGVTGGPPRPQGVFS